The genomic region TCCGAGCTGTTTGGCTTGCCAGACGTAGATGAGCGAGATGCCCAGCGCCAGCAGCAGCACAAAGAACAAAAATTTTAAAAAACTCTTCATGAAATCAAAACCGGTCTGTCTAATTAGCCAGCCCGGTCCCCGTTTTACCAGTTTCCTCTATGACGCGCCGGAGCCGGGCAAGCCGGGGTGACCGGAGGTCGGGATCCTTGGTGGTAATTTCTTCGGCGATCCCTTTCGCCTGGTCAACTAACCGCCGGTCGGTCACGAGGTTAGCCAACCGCAGCGGCGGCAGGCCGCTCTGCGCGGTGCCAAGCAGGTCGCCGGGGCCGCGGATTCGCAGGTCCGCCTCGGCAATCTCAAACCCGTTATCGCTCTGCTCGAGAACCTGCAGTTTCTCCGCCGCCTCCGGGTCGGAACTTTCCGACAGCAGAATACAATAACTCTGATGTTTGCCGCGTCCGATCCGGCCGCGCAGCTGGTGCAGCTGGGCCAGGCCGAAACGTTCGCTGTTCTCGATGACCATCACCGTCGCGTTAGGCACGTCGACGCCTACTTCCACCACGCTGGTGCAGATCAGCACCTGGATGTTTCCATTTCGAAAACCGTTCATCACCCTTTCCCTGTCGTCAGGGGCCAGCCGGCCGTGTAAGAGTCCGCACCGGGCCGGTGCCACCAATTTCTCCCAACGCGCGAATTCAACCGTCGCGGCTTTGGCCGAGATGTTTTCGGACTCGTCGATAACCGGGTAAACGATGTAAGCCTGACGGCCCGCCGCAAGCCGTTCCTGGATAAACAAAGCCGCCTCGGGGATCTTTTCCGAGGACCGAACCCGGGTGATGATCGGTCGGCGGTTCGACGGTTTTTCGTCCAGCACGGAAACGTCGAGGTCGCCGTAAACCGTCATCGCCAGGGTTCGCGGGATCGGCGTAGCCGTCATCACCAGCAGATCGGGCACCGGGGTGCGCTGCAATAGTTTGGCCCGCTGCAGGACGCCGAATTTGTGCTGCTCGTCAATGACTACCAACCCCACGTTTTCCAGTTCGTCCAAGGCGAACAGAAGCGCGTGGGTGCCAATCACAATATCGGCGCGGCCCTCCAGTTCCAGGAACGAGAGCTCCTGTTTGTTGCCGGTCCTCAGGGCTACCTTCAGCTTCAACGGCGCCAGCCATGTCAGCAGGTTACGGTAATGCTGCTCTGCCAGCACCTGGGTCGGCACCATGAGCACCGCCTGAAAACCGGCCTCAACCGCGTGCAACATCGACGCGATCGCAACCAGCGTCTTGCCCGCACCGACATCGCCCTGCAACAACCGGTTCATCATTCGTTCGCTCGCCAGGTCCCGGTAAACGTCGTCGATCGCCCGGCGTTGCGCCTTGGTCGGCTCGTAAGGCAGCAGGTGCAAGAACCGCTCGACCAGGTCCCCCGACGCCGCGTGAACCTTTCCTTCCAGGGCCATCGTGAACCGGCGCCGCCGTGCCACCACCGTCTGCATCGACACGAGTTCCGCCAGCGCCAGTTCTTCCCGTGCCGCCGTCCATTGCGCTTCATCGCCGGGAAAATGGATCTGACGGTAGGCGCTGCGCTGATCCAGCCTGAAGGCCGGATGCGGCAGCACCGTCCCGGAACTGGTATCGGCAAGTGCATTCACGGCCGCAAACATCAGGGCACGCAACGCCCGCTGCTTCACGCCCTCCGTCAACGGGTAGATCGGCGTGATCCGGTCCAGGTGGATCCGGTTCTCATCATCCGCCCCGGCGTCAATAACCTCAAACTCCGGGTGATCGATGTAGATCCGGTTTTTGAACTCCTTTGGGCGTCCGTACACGATCAGTTCCAGGCCGTCGGCCAGCACCTTCTGAATGTAGGGTTGATTAAACCAGCGGCAGGTCAGACGGCAGCTCAACGCAGTCGACCCGCCTTCTTCCAGGATCACCTCGACGATCTTGCGCCCGCGCACAAAACGGCCGGACACCTTCTTAACCACCCCCCGCAGGCAGACCGGCTGCGGGGTTGCGCCGTTCGGGAATCGGGGAAACCGGGTCCGATCCTCGAGCCGGCGCGGGTAATGCTCGAGCAGATCGCGCCAGGTACGGATTCCGAGCCGTTCGACCGGCGCGCTCTTGCTCTTGACCAGGGTGTACCACGCAAGATCCGTGAGCGGTTGATCCAAAACGTCGGTCATACCTTGAAAATGCCACAAGCCGAAAAATGCCACGAATGCCACAAGTGAAGAGGGCATCGCGGCATCGCTTTACCCGGCACGCGGCACCCGCCACTTCTGCATTTGTGGCATTTTTCCGCTTGTGGCATTTGTGACATTCCTACCCGCCGCATGGCTCCGCGCCGCGGATGGCTTCGACCTGAATCTGCGGTTCGACACGGCCCAGGTACTCGTTCGCTTCCAGGTAGAAAGCTACATCCCAGGGCGGCGGCGGCAACAGGGCTTCGGCCCCATTGAAATGGATCGCCCGCAGAACCTGCCCGTGGTGGCGCAGCTTCAACAAGCGATGTTTAGCCTTCATGACGCGCGGTTGCTCCGCCGGCCACACCTCGGGCAGGCAAAGGAGCGGCTGCGGGTTACCGATCCCGAAAGGCTGGAGTAGTTCGTGCGCCTGCCAGAGGCCGTTCTCAAGGTCGCACCCGTCCACGGTCGACGTGACCTTCAGCACCGGGCGCAACTGCTCATCGTCCAGGCTTGCCCGGGCGATCCTGAGAAACTGCGCGCTGAAACGGTCCAGGGCGTCGAAAGGAAGGCTGAGACCCGCCGCCATTTCATGCCCGCCATAGGCCGCGAGGTGTCCGGCGCATTGTTCCAGCGCCTTGACCAGCGAGAATCCTGAAATGCTGCGGCCGCTTCCCTTGCCGGAACCATCCTCGCCGAAGCCGATGACCAGCGTCGGCCGGTGGAACCGGCGGGCCAGACGCGAAGCGACGATGCCGACCACGCCCGGATGCCAGCCCTTGGCTCCCACCACGATCGCGGCCCGCTCCAACGGATCGCCATCCGCGGTGGCCAGCTCCAAAGCCTGCCGCAAAGTGGTTTCTTCAATTTTCTGGCGCTCACGATTCTGGAGATCGAGCTGCCGGGCCAGCCGGCCGGCTTGAATCGCATCATCGCAGAGCAACAGGTCCAACGCGTCCGAAGCAGCCCCGAGGCGTCCGGCTGCATTGAGGCGCGGACCCAACCGGAACCCGACGTGGACCGGCCGGATTGCCGCAGGGACCGCCGCCACCTGTTTCAACGCCTGCAGCCCGGCCCAGCGCGTGCATTCGAGCTGCTGCAGGCCGGCAGCAACCAGGATCCGGTTCTCTTCTATCAAGGGCACCAGGTCGGCCACGGTTCCTACCGCGACCAGGTCCAGGCAGTCCTTCAGGTCGAACCCGGCCGGCCTGCGTTCTCTCAGCAGGGCATGACAAAGCTTGAACGTCACCCCTGCCGTGCAGAGATAACGAAAAGACGCCCCGGCGCCGGGATCCTTCGGATTCACGAACGCGGTACACCGCGGCACGCCATCGTTCGTCTCATGGTGATCGATGACGATCACCTCGACTCCGGCCGCCTGCAGCTCAGCAATCTGCGCGGCCGCACTGGTGCCGCAGTCAAGCGCGATCAGTAGCTGCGGCCGATGCGCTTCAAGGCAGCGCCGCACCCCTTCCCGCGTCAGACCGTACCCTTCCTCCACCCGGTGCGGAAGAAAGCGTCCCGGCTCGATCCCGTAGGCTCGCAGAACCCGCGTCAAGAGCGCGACCGAGGTAACCCCGTCCACGTCGTAATCGCCGTACAACACGATTTTCCGACGTTGATCAACAGCGCGAAAAATGCACCCAACGGCCTCCTTGATGCCGGGCAAGAGCACCGGATCGCTCAGGTTCTTCAGCCGCGGATGAAGGAAACGGACCGCGGAATCCGGTTCCGCCGACCCGACCCGGACCAGAAATGAAGCCAGAAACGGCGCGATCTTCAGCTCGTCGGCCAGGGCGGCCGCAGCCCGTTGATCGGCTGCGCTGGGAAATCTCCACCTCGGCGTCATCCACACCGAGTGTCGAGTGCCGGGTGCCGGG from Verrucomicrobiota bacterium harbors:
- the recJ gene encoding single-stranded-DNA-specific exonuclease RecJ gives rise to the protein MTPRWRFPSAADQRAAAALADELKIAPFLASFLVRVGSAEPDSAVRFLHPRLKNLSDPVLLPGIKEAVGCIFRAVDQRRKIVLYGDYDVDGVTSVALLTRVLRAYGIEPGRFLPHRVEEGYGLTREGVRRCLEAHRPQLLIALDCGTSAAAQIAELQAAGVEVIVIDHHETNDGVPRCTAFVNPKDPGAGASFRYLCTAGVTFKLCHALLRERRPAGFDLKDCLDLVAVGTVADLVPLIEENRILVAAGLQQLECTRWAGLQALKQVAAVPAAIRPVHVGFRLGPRLNAAGRLGAASDALDLLLCDDAIQAGRLARQLDLQNRERQKIEETTLRQALELATADGDPLERAAIVVGAKGWHPGVVGIVASRLARRFHRPTLVIGFGEDGSGKGSGRSISGFSLVKALEQCAGHLAAYGGHEMAAGLSLPFDALDRFSAQFLRIARASLDDEQLRPVLKVTSTVDGCDLENGLWQAHELLQPFGIGNPQPLLCLPEVWPAEQPRVMKAKHRLLKLRHHGQVLRAIHFNGAEALLPPPPWDVAFYLEANEYLGRVEPQIQVEAIRGAEPCGG
- the recG gene encoding ATP-dependent DNA helicase RecG: MPSSLVAFVAFFGLWHFQGMTDVLDQPLTDLAWYTLVKSKSAPVERLGIRTWRDLLEHYPRRLEDRTRFPRFPNGATPQPVCLRGVVKKVSGRFVRGRKIVEVILEEGGSTALSCRLTCRWFNQPYIQKVLADGLELIVYGRPKEFKNRIYIDHPEFEVIDAGADDENRIHLDRITPIYPLTEGVKQRALRALMFAAVNALADTSSGTVLPHPAFRLDQRSAYRQIHFPGDEAQWTAAREELALAELVSMQTVVARRRRFTMALEGKVHAASGDLVERFLHLLPYEPTKAQRRAIDDVYRDLASERMMNRLLQGDVGAGKTLVAIASMLHAVEAGFQAVLMVPTQVLAEQHYRNLLTWLAPLKLKVALRTGNKQELSFLELEGRADIVIGTHALLFALDELENVGLVVIDEQHKFGVLQRAKLLQRTPVPDLLVMTATPIPRTLAMTVYGDLDVSVLDEKPSNRRPIITRVRSSEKIPEAALFIQERLAAGRQAYIVYPVIDESENISAKAATVEFARWEKLVAPARCGLLHGRLAPDDRERVMNGFRNGNIQVLICTSVVEVGVDVPNATVMVIENSERFGLAQLHQLRGRIGRGKHQSYCILLSESSDPEAAEKLQVLEQSDNGFEIAEADLRIRGPGDLLGTAQSGLPPLRLANLVTDRRLVDQAKGIAEEITTKDPDLRSPRLARLRRVIEETGKTGTGLAN